Proteins co-encoded in one Thermomicrobiales bacterium genomic window:
- a CDS encoding MFS transporter, whose product MRVESATTPPDTATDAANSTSVAPSHPASASAARAEARVPSWKKPFLALDQEGFRTLWLGMLPGTMAMQMGMITTGYVAYDLSGSAAAVGLVSLGSGIPMLAFGLAGGVVADRFPKRNVLLMTQTLVGIAAALNAILVLTGVVKIWHLMAVASIQGIGFAFNMPARQAFVGQLVSRDRLMNAVALNNAGMNFCRVLGPSMAGALIAVPFIGAGGVYAIMTGMYAYVVLSLFRIKDQGRPMGSVRPPPLESLREGLRYIRNNSVVSTLLALAFVPVLLGMPYQQLMPVFAEEVFKVGPRGLGLLLTFNGLGALAGSLTIAALTAFPRKGLLQMMLGIAFGLSLAVFAFSRSFHIGLVTLVVIGFVSSGYQSLNSTLVMNNSDSEYHGRVMSVYMLTFSAMPLAVVPYGALADAFTAPVAIGFGAVLLAAVIAVVGVVHPSYRHIR is encoded by the coding sequence GTGAGGGTTGAATCGGCGACGACGCCGCCCGACACAGCAACTGACGCCGCCAATTCGACGTCGGTCGCGCCGTCACACCCGGCGTCGGCCTCCGCCGCTCGTGCCGAAGCCCGGGTGCCGTCCTGGAAGAAGCCATTCCTCGCCCTCGACCAGGAGGGATTCCGCACCCTCTGGCTCGGGATGCTCCCCGGCACGATGGCGATGCAGATGGGGATGATCACGACCGGCTACGTCGCCTACGACCTCTCCGGCTCGGCGGCGGCAGTTGGGTTGGTCTCGTTAGGGTCGGGCATCCCGATGCTGGCGTTCGGGCTGGCGGGAGGAGTTGTCGCCGACCGGTTTCCGAAGCGCAACGTGCTGTTGATGACCCAGACGCTCGTGGGTATCGCCGCGGCGCTCAACGCGATTCTGGTCCTTACCGGTGTCGTCAAGATCTGGCACCTGATGGCCGTTGCGTCAATTCAGGGAATCGGGTTCGCGTTCAATATGCCGGCGCGACAGGCATTCGTTGGCCAGCTGGTCAGCCGCGACCGCTTGATGAACGCAGTCGCGCTCAACAACGCCGGGATGAACTTCTGCCGGGTCCTCGGCCCGTCGATGGCCGGAGCGCTGATCGCAGTTCCATTCATCGGGGCTGGCGGAGTCTACGCGATCATGACCGGCATGTACGCCTACGTCGTCCTGAGCCTTTTCCGGATCAAGGATCAGGGCCGGCCCATGGGATCGGTTCGCCCGCCGCCGCTCGAGTCGCTCCGCGAGGGGCTGCGATACATCCGTAACAATAGCGTCGTCTCGACGCTGCTGGCGCTGGCGTTCGTCCCTGTGCTGCTGGGAATGCCGTATCAGCAGCTGATGCCGGTCTTCGCTGAGGAAGTCTTCAAAGTTGGCCCGCGTGGGCTCGGACTACTGTTGACCTTCAACGGTCTTGGGGCGTTGGCCGGCTCACTGACGATCGCCGCGTTGACGGCCTTCCCGCGCAAGGGTCTGCTGCAGATGATGCTGGGGATCGCGTTCGGCCTGTCCCTGGCGGTCTTTGCCTTCAGCCGCTCATTCCATATCGGTCTGGTGACACTGGTCGTGATCGGGTTCGTCTCGTCCGGGTATCAGTCCCTCAACAGCACGCTGGTGATGAACAACTCCGACTCTGAATACCACGGTCGGGTGATGAGCGTCTATATGCTGACGTTCTCGGCGATGCCGTTGGCGGTCGTGCCGTATGGCGCGCTGGCTGATGCGTTCACCGCGCCTGTGGCAATCGGCTTTGGCGCGGTGTTGCTCGCGGCAGTCATCGCGGTCGTCGGCGTCGTTCACCCCTCATACCGACATATCCGCTGA
- a CDS encoding L,D-transpeptidase has translation MRIAFLRRKLVHLSAVAIIVATAVAGALTPGLASAEQNVVTVPVDSAGMPASTYFPPTSHSLSGPLLKAWSTTGLMIIGYPISEPVQENGRAVQYFERSRLEVWPEHAGTKWEVQGTLLGTWLAEQRYGKTRNNPAFNALPDGLTSNTPDRVIFSETRHSLAYGFKNYWDKNGGLWQFGFPISEEFVEDGYTVQYFERARFEFHPENAGTQFEILLGLLGNDYAKALKIQTTPAAQPADAVIWDAGLFSPQIANAFRNGTGIWWGKVSTDAVSVRSAPRNDAPAMDVAYSRHPIVIYAIVKGDVREGTDAWYLTDNYGYVPAVYVAPLVLNPPPQTFGGHWVDVNLSQFYAVAYNGSTPVYVAIITAGRDGKTPLGTFNIQSQVRREIMDSATVGIPHGSSGWYYLENVEYTQYFLAGGYALHGNYWTPESSFGNFTSNGCVGLMNTDAAFFWNWLNIGDVVTIHY, from the coding sequence GTGCGGATAGCGTTCCTTCGTCGGAAGCTCGTTCACCTGTCGGCGGTTGCCATTATCGTGGCAACTGCGGTTGCTGGCGCTCTGACGCCTGGTCTGGCCAGCGCTGAGCAGAACGTCGTCACCGTGCCGGTCGATAGCGCCGGCATGCCGGCAAGCACGTACTTTCCTCCGACCAGCCACAGCCTGTCTGGCCCATTGCTGAAGGCCTGGAGCACCACTGGCCTGATGATCATCGGCTACCCGATTTCTGAGCCGGTGCAGGAGAACGGTCGTGCGGTTCAGTACTTCGAGCGCTCGCGCCTGGAGGTCTGGCCGGAACACGCTGGGACGAAGTGGGAGGTTCAGGGCACGTTGCTCGGGACCTGGCTCGCCGAACAGCGCTATGGCAAGACCCGCAATAACCCCGCGTTCAATGCGCTGCCGGATGGTTTGACGAGCAACACCCCGGATCGAGTCATCTTCAGCGAGACCCGCCATTCGTTGGCGTACGGATTCAAGAACTACTGGGATAAGAACGGCGGGCTCTGGCAGTTCGGCTTCCCGATCTCTGAGGAGTTCGTCGAGGACGGCTATACCGTCCAGTACTTCGAGCGCGCCCGCTTCGAGTTTCACCCGGAGAACGCTGGCACCCAGTTCGAAATCCTGCTCGGTCTGCTCGGCAACGACTACGCCAAGGCGCTGAAGATCCAGACCACCCCGGCGGCTCAGCCGGCCGATGCCGTCATCTGGGACGCTGGGCTCTTCAGCCCGCAGATCGCGAATGCCTTCCGCAATGGGACCGGCATCTGGTGGGGCAAGGTCTCGACCGATGCGGTTTCGGTGCGCAGCGCGCCACGGAACGATGCTCCGGCGATGGACGTTGCCTATAGTCGCCACCCGATCGTGATCTACGCCATCGTCAAGGGCGATGTTCGGGAGGGCACGGATGCCTGGTATCTGACTGATAATTACGGCTATGTCCCGGCGGTCTACGTCGCTCCACTTGTGCTCAATCCGCCACCGCAAACGTTCGGCGGCCATTGGGTGGACGTGAACCTGAGCCAGTTCTACGCCGTCGCCTATAACGGCAGCACTCCCGTGTATGTCGCGATCATCACGGCCGGCCGCGACGGCAAGACGCCGCTCGGCACGTTCAACATCCAGAGTCAGGTGCGCCGCGAGATCATGGACTCGGCGACGGTCGGCATCCCGCATGGCTCTTCGGGCTGGTATTACCTGGAGAACGTCGAGTACACCCAGTACTTCCTGGCCGGCGGCTACGCATTGCACGGGAACTACTGGACGCCGGAATCGAGCTTCGGGAACTTCACGTCCAACGGCTGTGTCGGGTTGATGAACACTGACGCCGCGTTCTTCTGGAATTGGCTGAACATCGGGGACGTTGTCACCATCCACTACTAG
- a CDS encoding glycosyl hydrolase → MTAGATSAKDVSGSLLGSLDWRLIGPFRGGRVVAVTGVVSDRETYYFGAVAGGVWKTTDGGVVWRNVSDGQFNTGAVGAIAVSVSDPNVIYAGTGETSIRGDVSHGDGVYKSTDGGKTWANVGLSDTRHIGRIRIHPTNPDVVYVAALGHTWGQNEERGVFRTTDGGKSWQKVLYKSDRAGSHDLWLDPSNPRVLYAAIWQAQRFPNALSSGGEDSGIWKSVDGGDTWVELTRKPGLPTDAVLGKIGIAGSPAQPDRVWALIEAVNGGLFRSDDGGETWEKVNTEAKLRTRAWYYMHMIPDPRDPNTVYVLNYNFWKSIDGGKTFTEIPSRHGDEQDLWIDPDDTQRMIKGDDGGGCVTYNGGRSWSSIMNQPTAQLYHVTTDNAYPFRIYASQQDNSAVSIPSATVNGTIHERDSYTPGGGESGYIALKPSDPDIIVAGGIGSGNFNGRLIKYNHRTGQWKNITVWPDLAGMGSGAGSLKYRFQWTYPIFYSRHEVDTLYVAGNRIFRSTDDGMTWEIVSDDITRNDPSKLGPSGGPITKDNTGAEAYCTIFALAESPQEPNTLWAGTDDGLVKISKDRGKTWEDITPPALPEWALISIIDPSEHHAGTAYVAATRYKSDDTTPYLFRTSDYGKTWTTITNGIPSTDFTRTIREDKAQQGLLYAGTETGAYVSFDDGANWQRLGGNFPVAPVYDLIVKGHSLVVATHGRSIWMLDDLTPLRQMASGRTGNGVTLFELPSKVRFNPVIGFGGSPQKGYVSYHAASTSHVSYEQVEQPDGTMKNVYVDAAANPYDGVIVSYYLPEAAKQSADLAVIDSQGNTVRSFTTKVADAASEESAAGGQKVPAAAGVNRFHWDMRYEPAATLEGQELADWDKPVGPKALPGNYTVRLTIDGATHEQPLEIVPDPRLDTPAEALQEQLDLLLKIRDRLSDTNRAVSRVRKVRTQVEDWEKRVKDSDAAESVQAAGKDAREALTAIETELVDTTTDSPLMAPSRLFEKLNALTEFVSLAEGAPAKQGYEVFDELSTRLDDLLETLDGVISSKVRVFNEAISAAKLPPVG, encoded by the coding sequence ATGACTGCAGGAGCCACGTCCGCGAAGGATGTGAGCGGGAGCCTGTTGGGTTCACTGGATTGGCGGCTCATCGGGCCGTTCCGCGGTGGGCGCGTCGTCGCTGTCACCGGAGTTGTGTCGGATCGGGAGACGTACTATTTCGGCGCAGTCGCTGGCGGGGTCTGGAAGACGACTGACGGTGGCGTTGTCTGGCGCAATGTGTCTGACGGCCAGTTCAACACGGGGGCTGTCGGCGCGATTGCCGTCTCGGTATCGGACCCGAACGTCATCTACGCCGGCACCGGAGAGACGAGCATTCGTGGCGACGTCTCGCACGGAGATGGCGTTTACAAATCCACCGATGGCGGCAAGACCTGGGCGAACGTTGGCCTGTCCGACACCCGCCACATCGGCCGCATCCGCATTCACCCGACGAACCCGGATGTCGTCTACGTCGCGGCGCTGGGCCACACCTGGGGGCAGAATGAGGAGCGCGGCGTCTTCCGCACGACCGACGGTGGGAAGAGCTGGCAGAAGGTGCTCTACAAGAGCGACCGAGCTGGTTCGCACGACCTCTGGCTGGATCCGTCTAACCCGCGCGTTCTCTATGCCGCGATCTGGCAAGCGCAGCGCTTCCCGAACGCGCTATCGTCTGGCGGCGAGGATTCGGGCATCTGGAAGTCCGTCGATGGCGGCGATACCTGGGTCGAGCTGACGCGCAAGCCGGGCCTGCCAACCGACGCCGTGCTGGGCAAGATCGGCATTGCCGGGTCGCCAGCGCAGCCGGACCGCGTCTGGGCGTTGATTGAGGCGGTCAACGGTGGCCTGTTCCGCTCGGACGATGGTGGCGAGACCTGGGAGAAGGTCAACACCGAGGCGAAGCTGCGAACGCGGGCGTGGTACTACATGCACATGATCCCGGATCCGCGCGACCCGAACACCGTCTATGTGTTGAACTACAATTTCTGGAAGTCGATCGACGGCGGGAAGACGTTCACCGAGATCCCCTCTCGCCACGGCGACGAGCAGGACCTCTGGATCGACCCTGACGACACGCAACGGATGATCAAGGGCGACGACGGCGGCGGTTGTGTCACCTATAACGGCGGCCGGAGCTGGTCGTCGATCATGAATCAGCCGACGGCGCAGCTCTATCACGTCACCACTGACAATGCCTATCCGTTCCGGATCTACGCCTCGCAGCAGGACAACTCGGCGGTGAGCATTCCGAGCGCGACGGTCAATGGGACGATCCACGAGCGAGACTCGTATACGCCCGGCGGCGGCGAGTCCGGCTATATCGCTCTGAAGCCGAGCGACCCTGACATCATCGTCGCGGGCGGCATCGGATCGGGAAACTTCAATGGCCGCCTCATCAAGTACAACCACCGCACCGGCCAGTGGAAGAACATCACCGTCTGGCCAGACCTGGCCGGCATGGGGTCGGGCGCTGGGAGCCTGAAGTACCGCTTCCAGTGGACCTACCCGATCTTCTACTCGCGTCACGAAGTGGACACACTCTATGTCGCCGGCAACCGGATCTTCCGCTCGACCGACGACGGAATGACCTGGGAGATCGTTTCCGACGACATCACCCGCAACGACCCCTCGAAGTTGGGACCGTCCGGCGGGCCGATCACGAAAGACAACACCGGCGCCGAGGCGTACTGCACGATCTTCGCGCTGGCCGAGTCCCCTCAGGAGCCCAACACGCTATGGGCCGGCACCGACGATGGGTTGGTTAAGATCAGCAAGGATCGCGGCAAGACCTGGGAGGACATCACCCCGCCGGCCCTGCCCGAGTGGGCGCTCATCTCGATCATCGACCCGTCCGAGCACCACGCTGGGACCGCCTACGTCGCCGCGACACGCTACAAGTCGGACGATACGACGCCGTATCTGTTCAGGACCAGCGACTACGGCAAGACCTGGACGACGATCACCAACGGCATTCCATCCACCGATTTCACCCGCACGATCCGCGAGGACAAGGCCCAGCAAGGGCTGCTGTATGCCGGAACCGAAACAGGCGCCTACGTCTCATTCGATGACGGCGCAAACTGGCAGCGTCTGGGTGGCAACTTCCCGGTCGCGCCGGTTTATGATCTCATCGTCAAGGGGCACAGCCTCGTGGTCGCGACTCACGGCCGCTCGATCTGGATGCTCGACGACTTGACGCCTCTGCGCCAGATGGCTTCTGGACGAACCGGCAATGGCGTGACGCTCTTCGAGCTGCCGTCGAAGGTTCGCTTCAACCCTGTCATCGGGTTCGGTGGATCGCCCCAGAAGGGGTACGTTTCCTACCACGCGGCGAGCACCAGCCACGTGTCCTACGAACAGGTCGAGCAACCCGACGGCACGATGAAGAATGTCTACGTCGACGCTGCCGCCAACCCATACGACGGGGTGATCGTCTCCTACTACCTGCCCGAAGCGGCAAAGCAGTCTGCGGATCTTGCCGTCATCGACAGCCAGGGGAATACCGTTCGGTCATTCACCACGAAGGTGGCCGACGCCGCGTCAGAGGAGAGCGCTGCCGGTGGCCAGAAGGTGCCGGCTGCCGCGGGGGTGAATCGTTTCCATTGGGATATGCGCTACGAGCCCGCGGCAACGCTTGAGGGTCAGGAGCTCGCCGATTGGGATAAGCCAGTCGGGCCGAAGGCGCTGCCCGGCAACTACACTGTGCGGCTGACGATCGACGGCGCGACGCACGAGCAGCCGCTGGAGATCGTCCCCGACCCACGTCTGGATACCCCGGCCGAGGCGCTTCAGGAGCAGCTCGATCTACTGCTGAAGATCCGCGACCGGCTGAGCGACACGAACCGTGCAGTCTCGCGCGTGCGAAAGGTTCGCACGCAGGTCGAGGACTGGGAGAAGCGCGTCAAGGACAGCGACGCCGCTGAGTCGGTGCAGGCCGCCGGCAAGGACGCGCGCGAGGCCCTGACCGCGATCGAGACCGAGCTGGTCGACACGACCACTGATAGCCCGTTGATGGCGCCATCCCGGCTCTTCGAGAAGCTGAACGCCCTCACCGAGTTCGTCTCTCTCGCCGAGGGTGCGCCGGCGAAGCAGGGCTACGAGGTCTTCGACGAGCTCTCGACGCGCCTCGACGACCTTCTCGAGACGCTCGACGGCGTCATCAGCAGCAAGGTCCGCGTATTCAACGAAGCGATCTCGGCTGCCAAGCTCCCGCCGGTCGGATAG
- a CDS encoding sugar ABC transporter substrate-binding protein — translation MTRRWGVAALAALLALSVLMTACGGSGDSSTAPITWQVWADPEEAQVYQSIADEYIKVNPKAKVTLNAIPDRKTFLSRLSASFASGSPPDVYLINYRHNGQFVSKGVLEPLGPKLEKAKGLSADQFFNVPMEAFTYNGVLQCIPFNQSSLVVYYNKDLFEKHGVPLPTNDWTWDDFVAAAKALTLDTNGDGKTDIWGLGFEPSIIRAAPFIWSHGGSLQSDPNDPRSITFGGDATREALQFFVDLNLVHHVVPDEASYAAQDPDSRFMEGSIAMTLNSRRATPVFRSIEGFAWDVAPPPADKTQASTLHSDAFCMPKDGKNKDAAWKFIEYAIGKDGQTVAAKLGRTVPSLKSVAESDAFLDPGQSPANSQIFLDLGPHLVSLPTIAEWPEIEKVINDEIYVAFFGTKSLDAALQTADDKTREILGR, via the coding sequence ATGACGCGACGATGGGGTGTAGCAGCCCTGGCCGCGCTCCTTGCGCTGTCGGTGCTGATGACCGCCTGCGGCGGCAGCGGGGACTCAAGCACCGCGCCAATCACCTGGCAGGTCTGGGCCGATCCTGAAGAGGCGCAGGTCTACCAGTCAATCGCCGACGAGTACATCAAGGTAAATCCGAAGGCCAAGGTGACGCTGAACGCAATTCCCGACCGGAAGACGTTCCTTTCGCGTCTTTCGGCATCGTTTGCCAGCGGCAGCCCGCCGGACGTCTATCTGATCAACTACCGGCACAACGGCCAGTTCGTCTCGAAGGGCGTCCTGGAGCCGCTGGGGCCGAAGCTGGAGAAGGCCAAGGGCCTGAGCGCCGACCAGTTCTTCAATGTCCCGATGGAAGCGTTCACCTACAATGGCGTGCTGCAATGCATCCCGTTCAACCAGTCGAGCCTGGTTGTCTACTACAACAAGGATCTGTTCGAGAAGCACGGCGTTCCGCTGCCGACCAACGACTGGACCTGGGACGATTTTGTCGCCGCCGCCAAGGCGTTGACGCTGGATACGAACGGCGATGGCAAGACCGACATCTGGGGACTGGGCTTCGAGCCATCGATCATTCGCGCAGCGCCGTTCATCTGGTCACACGGCGGCAGCCTGCAATCCGACCCGAATGATCCGCGTAGCATCACGTTTGGCGGCGACGCCACCCGCGAGGCGCTGCAGTTCTTCGTTGACCTGAATCTCGTCCACCATGTCGTCCCCGATGAGGCGTCCTACGCTGCCCAGGACCCGGACAGCCGCTTCATGGAGGGCAGCATTGCGATGACGCTGAACAGTCGCCGCGCAACGCCGGTGTTCCGTTCGATCGAGGGGTTTGCCTGGGATGTCGCGCCGCCGCCGGCCGACAAGACGCAGGCCTCGACGCTGCATAGCGACGCCTTCTGCATGCCGAAGGACGGGAAGAACAAGGACGCGGCCTGGAAGTTCATCGAGTACGCCATCGGCAAGGACGGACAGACGGTCGCAGCGAAGCTAGGCCGGACGGTGCCATCGCTGAAGTCGGTTGCCGAGTCGGACGCCTTCCTCGACCCGGGCCAGTCACCGGCCAACAGCCAGATCTTCCTCGATCTTGGCCCGCACCTGGTCAGCCTGCCGACCATCGCTGAATGGCCGGAGATCGAGAAGGTCATCAACGACGAGATCTACGTCGCTTTCTTCGGCACAAAGTCGCTGGACGCGGCCTTGCAGACTGCTGACGACAAGACGCGCGAGATCCTCGGACGTTAG
- a CDS encoding carbohydrate ABC transporter permease has product MTAQPAPRTRRRPARSIRLIAGVLAATLFILPLLWMVVASLRPLGLPMPLRIQWWPDPATLSNYRAIFHVVPMARYAANSVIVIVTVIPLTLLTTSLAGFAMAQVPARMRDLLVATLVAALMVPLMAVWLTRFMVYKWLGVLDTLGVLIVPGLMGSSPLYVLIMFWAFRRAPIGSFEAARLDGASASRIWWSIGLPQVRPALMAVTVLSFERHWGNFLDPLLYINNPRWYTLPVALQGLQQLHPSDWPLMMAGAVVVTLPAVVVFIVAQRHFLREYDEGNPFQ; this is encoded by the coding sequence GTGACAGCTCAGCCGGCGCCGCGAACGCGCCGCAGGCCGGCGCGCAGCATCCGGCTCATCGCCGGTGTGTTGGCCGCAACACTCTTCATTCTGCCGCTGCTCTGGATGGTCGTTGCTTCGTTACGCCCGCTCGGTCTGCCGATGCCGCTCCGCATCCAGTGGTGGCCGGATCCGGCGACACTCAGCAACTACCGGGCCATATTCCACGTCGTGCCGATGGCGCGCTACGCGGCCAATTCGGTCATCGTGATCGTCACAGTCATTCCGCTGACGCTCCTGACGACGTCGCTTGCTGGATTTGCGATGGCGCAGGTTCCCGCGCGAATGCGCGACCTCCTCGTTGCGACGCTTGTTGCCGCGTTGATGGTGCCGCTGATGGCAGTCTGGTTGACCAGGTTCATGGTCTACAAGTGGCTCGGCGTTCTGGACACGCTCGGGGTCCTGATCGTCCCGGGGCTCATGGGCAGCAGCCCGCTCTACGTCCTGATCATGTTCTGGGCATTCCGGCGGGCGCCGATCGGCTCGTTCGAGGCTGCGCGTCTGGATGGCGCGAGCGCGTCGAGGATCTGGTGGAGCATCGGTTTGCCGCAGGTGCGACCAGCCTTGATGGCGGTTACGGTATTGTCGTTCGAGCGACACTGGGGCAACTTTCTCGACCCGCTGCTCTATATCAACAATCCCAGGTGGTACACGCTGCCGGTGGCGCTTCAGGGTCTCCAGCAGCTTCATCCAAGCGATTGGCCATTGATGATGGCCGGCGCGGTCGTCGTGACGCTCCCGGCAGTTGTGGTGTTCATTGTCGCCCAGCGTCACTTCTTGAGAGAATACGATGAGGGGAATCCGTTCCAGTGA
- a CDS encoding sugar ABC transporter permease, with amino-acid sequence MMLSPVLLGLTLLIIVPALMTIPLAFTRYDALSSPEWLGLGNFREMLHDGMFFNGLRASLVYVLLAVPIRLLGALLLALLLHRPGRGRTFIRGAIYLPTVVPDIAYALLWLYIFNPLFSPLNVFLPLFGGRGSTPAGWLLNGTSAQVAIAIVLFWTLGEGFVLLMATLQDIPRAMLESAAIDGASRWQVLTRITLPMLAPMLLLIIFRDTIRSFQANFVATVILTNGGPYYATSYLPFWIWQNAIDYQRFGYAAAMTLVLFAVTVVAIALQFVVVRRWRTGYFE; translated from the coding sequence ATGATGCTGAGTCCGGTTCTGCTCGGCCTGACACTGTTGATTATCGTCCCGGCGCTCATGACGATTCCGCTCGCGTTCACTCGCTACGACGCGCTTAGCTCGCCGGAGTGGCTTGGGCTGGGCAACTTCCGCGAGATGCTTCACGACGGGATGTTCTTCAACGGGCTACGCGCGTCGCTGGTCTACGTGCTGCTGGCTGTGCCGATCCGGTTACTCGGCGCATTGCTGCTGGCGTTGCTGCTGCACCGCCCTGGCCGGGGGCGGACATTCATTCGTGGGGCGATCTATCTGCCGACCGTCGTGCCGGATATCGCCTATGCGCTCCTCTGGCTCTACATCTTCAACCCGTTGTTCAGCCCGCTGAATGTCTTTCTACCGCTCTTCGGCGGTCGGGGCAGCACGCCGGCCGGCTGGTTGCTCAATGGAACCTCGGCGCAGGTCGCGATCGCCATCGTCCTGTTCTGGACTCTTGGCGAGGGATTCGTGCTGCTGATGGCAACACTGCAGGACATCCCGCGCGCGATGCTGGAATCTGCGGCGATCGACGGCGCCAGTCGCTGGCAGGTGCTGACACGAATCACCCTCCCGATGCTCGCGCCGATGCTGCTGCTCATCATCTTCCGGGACACGATCCGGAGCTTCCAGGCGAACTTCGTCGCGACCGTCATCCTGACCAACGGTGGCCCGTACTACGCGACAAGCTATCTGCCATTCTGGATCTGGCAGAACGCGATCGACTATCAACGGTTTGGCTACGCCGCAGCAATGACGCTGGTGCTGTTTGCCGTGACTGTCGTGGCGATTGCGCTGCAGTTCGTCGTCGTCCGTCGATGGAGGACCGGGTACTTTGAGTGA
- a CDS encoding amidase → MADASILHRSIAEVGPLIRSGEISPVELAELSLARIGAANPILNAFRTTTPDRALAQARAAAHEIRRGNYRGPLHGIPIAIKDLADMRGETTPAGSKVLADAIAAEDSEAVRLLDEAGAVIVGKTSMPEFAFSPGSNNSHYGPVPNPWDYSRDAGGSSSGSGAAVATGLVLGAIGSDTGGSIRMPSTLCGITGIKPTFGRVSGRGTATLSWSLDHVGPMTRSVADAATMLKILAGFDPGDPRTRRVPVDDYPAAVERGIARLRIGVLTDDGMGSLGTPAVVQGVSNGVAALAAAGADIVEIAIPELADLSALYGTIVTIEAAAAYEHYLRHRLGDLDDFVRDRMLVAYAYSPTAFVRVEQARTILRSRIVERVSGVDLLVTPGMPHEAPPLGVVQSNTRFTGPFNALGWPAMVVPVGLGEGDLPVAIQIAARPWLESLVFRAARVVERDGPWQGKRPPEVVPVMG, encoded by the coding sequence ATGGCTGATGCGTCGATCCTTCATCGGTCGATCGCCGAAGTCGGGCCGCTCATCCGCTCGGGCGAAATCTCTCCCGTCGAGTTGGCCGAGCTTTCGCTCGCGAGGATCGGGGCAGCGAATCCCATCCTCAACGCGTTTCGGACAACCACGCCTGATCGCGCGCTCGCGCAGGCACGCGCGGCAGCCCACGAGATCCGACGTGGGAATTATCGCGGCCCGTTGCACGGCATCCCGATCGCGATCAAAGACCTGGCAGACATGCGCGGCGAGACAACACCCGCCGGCTCGAAGGTTCTGGCCGACGCGATCGCCGCCGAGGACAGCGAAGCCGTGCGGCTGCTCGATGAGGCGGGCGCAGTGATCGTCGGCAAGACGAGCATGCCCGAGTTCGCGTTCTCGCCAGGCTCGAACAACTCCCACTACGGCCCGGTGCCGAACCCGTGGGACTACTCGCGCGATGCTGGTGGGTCCAGCAGCGGCTCTGGCGCGGCCGTCGCGACCGGACTGGTGCTCGGCGCAATCGGCTCGGACACCGGCGGCTCGATCCGCATGCCCTCGACGCTTTGCGGCATCACCGGGATCAAGCCGACGTTCGGGCGAGTGAGTGGACGCGGCACAGCAACATTGTCGTGGTCGCTGGACCATGTCGGCCCGATGACGCGGAGCGTCGCGGACGCAGCGACGATGCTCAAGATCCTGGCCGGATTCGACCCGGGCGACCCGCGCACGCGCAGAGTGCCAGTTGACGACTACCCGGCAGCCGTCGAGCGTGGGATTGCGCGACTTCGTATCGGCGTGCTGACAGACGACGGGATGGGCTCACTGGGGACGCCGGCCGTCGTCCAGGGCGTGAGCAATGGCGTCGCTGCGCTGGCGGCAGCTGGCGCCGACATTGTCGAGATTGCGATCCCCGAGCTCGCTGATCTGTCCGCGCTGTACGGGACGATTGTGACGATCGAAGCGGCGGCCGCTTATGAGCACTACCTTCGACATCGCCTCGGCGACCTTGACGATTTCGTCCGCGACCGGATGCTGGTTGCCTACGCCTACTCGCCGACCGCGTTCGTGCGGGTCGAACAGGCCCGCACGATTCTTCGCTCGCGGATCGTGGAGCGAGTGAGCGGCGTGGATCTGTTGGTAACGCCCGGCATGCCGCATGAAGCACCGCCGCTCGGCGTCGTCCAGAGCAACACACGCTTCACCGGGCCGTTCAATGCGCTGGGCTGGCCGGCGATGGTCGTGCCGGTCGGCCTCGGCGAGGGCGATCTACCAGTGGCTATCCAGATCGCGGCTCGGCCGTGGCTGGAATCGCTCGTCTTCCGGGCGGCGAGAGTCGTAGAGCGTGATGGACCATGGCAGGGCAAGCGACCACCGGAGGTCGTGCCAGTCATGGGTTGA